The following proteins come from a genomic window of Legionella cherrii:
- a CDS encoding methionine--tRNA ligase, with the protein MAKYKKNYLLIPSVPTPNGRLHLGHIGGPFLSVDILARYLRLRGHSAWIISGTDSYESYTAGKAEEEGLTPEETGNHYHDLIAHDLKSMHIQCDQFVNPLAEPWNTSYHTWHEQIMQQLLHNKAMVLLKEKMPWDQKNQRYLNGYWLQGNCPVCFEKTASYFCECCGAHFRPEEMICDTHLGPREVENIFLELPKHVELNSKGINKNLETLFHRYQMLQNNRFRLTTQCNWGLADNTDNTGTRTLFSYGFIFAYFLMFGEIAGTLMGSNKNAFAVDSEVITISSFGIDNALPFLSSALGISTACPQYKPFDYYLVNYFYYLDGSKFSTSRQHMIGVDDAINQKGLSSDLIRLYLASLDVRNQTGNFVLDEFIQYYNRTLDWLECYVMRGIPNIPAVITSPCEERLQHQLRDLFAIQEDALQPHHFLPHLGVRSLSDWMILGQNLEPNSNDYFWWLKGFTLVIYPYMPELGGKIWSALGYKHSPVQTDFFAQPARPLQKEIKLTLKRITHEFESHTEGLSYEPNAS; encoded by the coding sequence ATGGCTAAGTATAAAAAAAATTATTTACTCATTCCTTCCGTACCTACGCCAAATGGGCGATTGCATTTGGGACATATTGGCGGTCCCTTTTTAAGTGTGGATATACTGGCACGCTACCTGCGTCTGCGTGGGCATTCGGCGTGGATAATCTCAGGGACTGACAGTTATGAGTCCTACACAGCAGGAAAGGCAGAGGAAGAAGGCTTAACCCCTGAAGAAACAGGTAATCATTATCATGACTTAATTGCTCATGATTTAAAGTCCATGCATATCCAATGCGATCAATTCGTTAATCCACTCGCCGAACCGTGGAACACATCTTATCACACATGGCATGAACAAATTATGCAACAATTATTGCACAATAAGGCAATGGTCTTATTAAAAGAGAAGATGCCTTGGGATCAAAAGAATCAGCGCTATCTGAACGGATATTGGCTCCAAGGCAATTGCCCGGTGTGTTTTGAAAAAACAGCAAGTTACTTTTGTGAATGTTGTGGGGCGCATTTTCGTCCCGAAGAAATGATTTGCGATACTCATTTAGGGCCAAGGGAAGTTGAAAATATATTTTTAGAGCTGCCAAAACACGTTGAACTGAATTCCAAAGGAATCAATAAAAACCTAGAAACATTGTTTCACCGTTATCAAATGTTGCAAAACAATCGATTTAGGCTCACTACCCAGTGTAATTGGGGTTTAGCCGATAACACCGATAATACGGGTACGCGAACTTTGTTTAGTTACGGTTTTATATTTGCCTATTTTTTAATGTTTGGGGAAATCGCAGGAACACTCATGGGGAGCAACAAAAATGCATTTGCTGTTGATTCTGAGGTGATTACGATTTCCAGTTTTGGTATCGATAACGCGTTGCCCTTTTTAAGCAGTGCCTTAGGGATTAGTACCGCATGCCCGCAATACAAGCCCTTTGATTATTACCTGGTTAATTATTTTTATTATCTTGATGGCAGTAAATTTTCAACAAGTCGCCAGCATATGATTGGTGTAGATGATGCCATTAATCAAAAGGGACTGTCCAGTGACCTTATTCGACTCTACCTTGCCTCGCTTGATGTACGTAATCAAACAGGAAATTTTGTCCTGGATGAGTTTATCCAATATTACAACAGGACCTTAGATTGGCTTGAGTGCTATGTCATGCGGGGAATACCCAATATACCTGCAGTGATTACTTCCCCGTGTGAGGAGCGATTACAACATCAACTCCGTGATTTGTTTGCAATCCAAGAGGATGCCTTGCAACCTCATCATTTTTTGCCACATCTTGGGGTTCGTTCGCTCAGTGATTGGATGATACTGGGGCAAAATTTAGAACCAAATTCAAATGATTATTTTTGGTGGCTCAAAGGATTTACTTTGGTGATTTATCCCTATATGCCGGAACTGGGTGGAAAAATTTGGAGTGCGCTCGGATATAAGCATTCCCCCGTTCAAACAGATTTTTTTGCTCAACCTGCTCGTCCATTGCAGAAGGAAATAAAACTCACTCTAAAACGAATTACTCATGAATTTGAATCGCATACTGAAGGATTAAGTTATGAACCCAACGCATCATGA
- a CDS encoding lysine N(6)-hydroxylase/L-ornithine N(5)-oxygenase family protein, which produces MNPTHHDELFDLLGVGVGPFNLSIAALLSSVEEISSVFFEQNEEMIWHPGMLFPNAEIQVSYLNDLVTLVEPTNPYSFIAYLAQHKRLYRFINAQFKNVLRAEFSHYLHWVSRSLPNLLFKEKVEDIYFDKTHFVMHTTKRKTKGTHLVLGNGLSAKIPACARPYLSKNVFHNQGFLLNPINWQGKKVALIGGGQSGAEIVHYILSHGEQLPSELNWISKRHQLLPMDTSPFVSEFFTPKYAEYFFHLPEKEKEFLLQEQHLASDGISFHLLQTIYQKLYSLEFLEHKDKFFKFLSRHELTHMDSELGRYQLLLTELGTAKKSIISADIVILCTGYQWEFPSYLSSLAEKIPLNEEGRFCVNQDFSITWEGPKQHRIYVQNAARHSHGIADPNLNVMAWRSATIINSIAQAQIYDLNHENTFLDWEREFVPEERKYALFA; this is translated from the coding sequence ATGAACCCAACGCATCATGATGAGCTGTTTGATTTATTAGGAGTAGGCGTTGGCCCTTTTAATTTGAGTATCGCTGCTCTTTTATCGTCTGTTGAAGAAATTTCCAGTGTTTTTTTTGAACAAAACGAAGAGATGATTTGGCATCCGGGGATGTTATTTCCTAATGCCGAAATCCAAGTCAGTTACTTAAATGATTTAGTGACACTCGTTGAGCCTACTAATCCCTATTCATTTATTGCCTATCTGGCACAGCACAAACGATTGTATCGTTTTATCAATGCCCAATTCAAAAATGTATTACGCGCTGAATTTAGCCATTATTTACATTGGGTGAGCCGGTCTTTACCCAATTTACTTTTTAAAGAAAAAGTTGAGGATATTTATTTTGATAAAACCCATTTTGTCATGCACACCACAAAGAGGAAAACTAAAGGAACGCATCTTGTTTTAGGCAACGGTTTAAGCGCGAAAATTCCTGCCTGCGCCAGACCTTATTTGAGTAAGAATGTGTTTCATAATCAGGGCTTCTTGCTCAATCCGATAAATTGGCAAGGAAAAAAAGTGGCACTTATTGGTGGAGGGCAAAGTGGCGCCGAAATCGTCCACTATATTTTATCTCATGGTGAGCAATTACCTTCAGAATTAAATTGGATTTCAAAAAGACATCAGTTATTGCCTATGGATACTTCGCCTTTTGTAAGTGAGTTTTTCACACCGAAATATGCTGAGTATTTCTTCCATTTACCCGAGAAAGAAAAAGAGTTTTTATTACAAGAGCAGCACTTGGCGAGTGACGGTATTTCTTTTCATTTGTTACAAACCATCTATCAAAAACTGTATAGTCTGGAATTTTTGGAGCATAAGGATAAATTTTTTAAGTTTTTATCACGGCATGAATTAACTCATATGGACAGCGAATTAGGGAGATATCAACTCCTGCTGACGGAACTTGGCACCGCAAAAAAAAGCATAATTTCTGCGGATATTGTGATTTTGTGCACGGGGTATCAATGGGAGTTTCCTTCTTATCTTTCTTCATTAGCTGAAAAAATACCTTTAAATGAGGAGGGAAGGTTTTGTGTCAATCAGGATTTTTCCATCACTTGGGAGGGACCGAAACAACATCGTATTTATGTCCAAAATGCAGCACGCCATTCCCATGGAATTGCGGATCCCAATTTAAACGTTATGGCATGGCGAAGTGCAACGATTATCAACAGCATAGCGCAAGCGCAAATTTATGATCTCAATCATGAGAACACCTTTTTAGATTGGGAGCGAGAGTTCGTACCTGAGGAGCGAAAATATGCCTTGTTTGCTTGA
- a CDS encoding cupin domain-containing protein — MPCLLESGVVTNPRLFFSASEYLAPGIVVNPVDFVTNQACPPVQVTYFQVLPHCETPIDCHQEEEIWIVLNGSGILTYEGDVYGVNAEDIFYFASFKSHQIRNHSQQPLHICSVYW, encoded by the coding sequence ATGCCTTGTTTGCTTGAGTCTGGAGTTGTAACCAATCCAAGATTGTTTTTTTCTGCTTCAGAATATCTTGCTCCCGGGATTGTAGTAAACCCTGTTGATTTTGTAACAAATCAGGCTTGTCCTCCCGTTCAAGTCACTTATTTTCAAGTATTGCCGCATTGTGAAACGCCAATCGATTGTCACCAGGAAGAAGAAATTTGGATAGTATTAAATGGGAGTGGTATTTTGACTTATGAGGGGGATGTTTATGGAGTTAATGCTGAAGATATTTTTTACTTTGCATCTTTTAAATCGCATCAAATACGTAACCACAGCCAACAGCCTCTGCACATCTGCTCTGTTTATTGGTAG
- a CDS encoding GNAT family N-acetyltransferase has translation MKNYEVRWLQPDDKENWLRMWQEYMEFYDTSLPSEVVDNTLRTLLSDNQNSGCLVACDSPDLAVGFLTFIVHQSTWAIEPECYLHDLYVKPEYRKTGAAKKLMDELKQLSVLRHWSRVYWLTRPDNRVAQSLYDKMGKGESWMVYTLFHRTSNK, from the coding sequence ATGAAGAACTATGAGGTCAGGTGGTTACAGCCTGATGACAAAGAAAATTGGTTAAGGATGTGGCAGGAGTATATGGAATTTTATGACACATCGTTACCTTCCGAGGTAGTGGATAATACACTGCGTACCTTACTTTCTGATAACCAAAACTCAGGTTGTCTTGTTGCTTGCGATTCCCCTGATTTAGCGGTTGGTTTTTTAACTTTTATCGTACATCAGAGTACTTGGGCTATAGAGCCAGAATGTTATTTACATGATTTATACGTGAAACCGGAATATCGAAAAACAGGGGCGGCCAAAAAACTCATGGATGAGTTAAAACAACTGAGCGTCCTAAGGCACTGGAGTCGAGTATATTGGCTCACCAGGCCCGATAATCGGGTGGCTCAATCTCTTTACGATAAAATGGGAAAAGGCGAATCCTGGATGGTTTATACCCTATTTCATCGCACTTCAAATAAGTAA